From a region of the Mycobacterium sp. SMC-8 genome:
- a CDS encoding ATP-dependent DNA helicase: MSAPHAELTAEVLSRRDVRGTFRVLGGPGTGKSTLLVDTAAAHIQAGRDPESVLLLTGSARLNTQARAAITTALLGAGGRSAVREPLVRTVHSYAFAVLRLAAQRNGSPPPRLITSAEQDGIIRELLTGDLEDGDASPVRWPERLRPALSTVGFATELRDLMARCSERGVDPLALQRLGRSAGRPEWQAAGRFAQAYEQIMLLRAAVGMAAPQATVPALGAAELVGAALEAFATDADLLVAERARVQLLLVDDAQHLDPQAARLVEVLSAGAELTVIAGDPHQTVFGYRGADPALLRGDGPALALTRSYRSAARIAELIAAVGRRLPGPDAVREFTGTDAAGSVAVRIAASQHAESALIADALRRAHLVDGVPWSQMAVIVRSVPRTGAALGRALAAAGVPVDLPQNDSPLADQPAVRALLTVLEATADGLDGDRALALVTGPIGRVDPVSLRQLRRALRRAAPGAPGAFGDLLVDALHRDENSLPDEQARALRRVAGVLAAARRSADEGRDPRHTLWQAWHRCGLQRRWLAASERGGPAAVQADRDLDAITAMFDVAEQYVARTAGASLRGLVDHIGALSLPPARSVEQAPEAVALLSAHSALDREWEFVVLAGLQEGLWPNVAPRGGVLGTQQLVDVIDGVVDAGDRALSSRAPLLAEERRLLIAAIGRARGRLLVTAVDSDSGDAAMLPSSFCHEIAALATEPAPQPPPPISAPRVLAPSAVVGRLRSVVCAAPDAVDDMERACAAAQLARLAEAGVHGADPATWYGARDLSSAEPLWEGDDHVVTLSPSTLQMLSDCPLRWLLERHGGSRGRDVRSSLGSLVHALISEAGRTEAQLLDGLEKVWGELPFDARWYADNEQARHLEMLRTFLRWREETRGELTEVGTEVEVDGKVGEADGERPAVRVRGRLDRLERDSEGRLVVIDIKTGKSPVSKDDAQSHAQLALYQLAVAAGLLPDGDEPGGGRLVYLGKTTGGGATERHQDALTADGRSEWEAQVHEAAAATQGPEFAARINDGCAHCPVRAMCPAQNTRRDA; this comes from the coding sequence ATGTCCGCGCCGCACGCCGAACTCACCGCCGAAGTCCTCAGTCGACGGGACGTGCGGGGCACATTCCGCGTGCTGGGCGGGCCCGGCACCGGTAAGAGCACGCTGCTGGTGGACACCGCCGCGGCCCACATCCAGGCCGGGCGGGACCCGGAATCAGTTCTGCTGCTGACAGGTTCGGCCCGGCTCAATACGCAGGCCAGGGCGGCCATCACCACCGCCCTGCTCGGCGCCGGGGGACGCAGCGCCGTGCGCGAGCCGCTGGTGCGCACGGTGCACTCCTACGCGTTCGCGGTGTTGCGGCTGGCCGCCCAGCGCAACGGCAGCCCGCCGCCGCGGCTGATCACCAGCGCCGAGCAGGACGGCATCATCCGTGAGCTGCTGACCGGTGACCTCGAGGACGGCGACGCGTCACCCGTCCGGTGGCCGGAGCGGCTGCGGCCGGCGCTGAGCACCGTCGGGTTCGCCACCGAACTGCGCGACCTGATGGCCCGCTGCAGCGAGCGCGGCGTCGATCCGCTTGCGCTGCAACGCCTCGGCCGGTCCGCAGGCCGGCCGGAGTGGCAGGCCGCGGGCCGGTTCGCCCAGGCCTACGAGCAGATCATGCTGCTGCGGGCGGCGGTGGGTATGGCCGCCCCGCAGGCCACCGTGCCGGCCCTGGGAGCCGCCGAACTCGTCGGTGCGGCGCTGGAGGCGTTCGCCACCGACGCCGACCTGCTGGTCGCCGAGCGGGCGCGGGTGCAGCTGCTGCTGGTCGACGACGCCCAGCACCTCGACCCCCAGGCCGCCCGCCTGGTCGAGGTGCTCTCCGCCGGCGCCGAGCTGACCGTGATCGCCGGCGATCCCCATCAGACGGTGTTCGGTTACCGCGGCGCCGATCCCGCGCTGCTGCGCGGCGACGGGCCCGCACTGGCCCTGACGCGCTCCTACCGGAGTGCGGCTCGGATCGCCGAGCTGATCGCCGCGGTCGGGCGCCGACTGCCCGGTCCCGACGCCGTGCGGGAGTTCACCGGCACGGACGCGGCAGGTTCGGTCGCGGTGCGCATCGCCGCATCCCAGCACGCCGAGTCGGCGCTGATCGCCGACGCCCTGCGCCGGGCGCACCTGGTCGACGGCGTGCCGTGGTCACAGATGGCGGTGATCGTCCGGTCCGTGCCGCGGACGGGCGCCGCGCTGGGCCGCGCACTGGCGGCAGCGGGCGTGCCGGTGGACCTGCCGCAGAACGATTCTCCGCTGGCCGACCAGCCGGCGGTGCGGGCACTGCTGACCGTTCTGGAGGCCACCGCCGACGGCCTCGACGGTGACCGGGCGCTGGCACTGGTCACCGGACCGATCGGGCGCGTCGACCCCGTCTCGCTGCGGCAGCTGCGCCGGGCGCTGCGCCGGGCGGCCCCGGGCGCACCCGGGGCGTTCGGTGATCTGCTGGTCGACGCTCTGCACCGCGACGAGAACTCGTTGCCCGACGAGCAGGCGCGGGCACTGCGGCGGGTCGCCGGGGTGCTGGCCGCCGCCCGGCGCAGCGCTGACGAGGGACGCGACCCGCGCCACACCCTCTGGCAGGCCTGGCACCGTTGCGGCCTGCAACGGCGCTGGCTGGCCGCCAGCGAACGGGGCGGCCCGGCCGCGGTTCAGGCCGATCGCGACCTCGATGCCATCACCGCGATGTTCGACGTGGCCGAACAGTACGTCGCGCGGACCGCCGGCGCGTCGCTGCGCGGCTTGGTCGATCACATCGGCGCGTTGTCGCTGCCGCCGGCCCGGTCCGTCGAGCAGGCGCCGGAGGCGGTCGCGCTGCTGAGCGCGCACTCCGCGTTGGACCGGGAGTGGGAGTTCGTGGTGCTCGCTGGACTGCAGGAAGGCTTGTGGCCCAACGTCGCTCCGCGCGGCGGGGTGTTGGGCACCCAGCAGCTGGTGGACGTCATCGACGGCGTCGTCGACGCCGGGGACCGCGCCCTGTCGAGCCGGGCACCGCTGCTGGCTGAGGAGCGCAGGCTACTGATCGCAGCGATCGGCCGCGCCCGCGGCCGGCTGCTGGTGACGGCGGTCGACAGCGACAGCGGGGACGCTGCGATGCTGCCGTCCTCCTTCTGCCATGAGATCGCCGCGCTGGCCACTGAACCGGCACCTCAGCCGCCGCCGCCGATCAGCGCTCCGAGGGTGCTGGCGCCGTCGGCCGTCGTCGGTCGTTTGCGGTCGGTGGTGTGCGCAGCGCCGGACGCGGTTGATGACATGGAAAGAGCCTGCGCCGCAGCGCAACTGGCGCGTCTGGCCGAGGCCGGGGTGCATGGCGCGGATCCGGCGACGTGGTACGGAGCCCGCGACCTGTCCAGCGCCGAACCGCTGTGGGAGGGCGACGACCACGTGGTGACGCTGTCGCCGTCGACACTGCAGATGCTGTCGGACTGCCCGTTGCGGTGGTTGCTGGAGCGCCACGGCGGATCCCGTGGCCGTGACGTGCGCTCCAGCCTCGGCTCGCTGGTGCACGCCCTGATCTCCGAAGCGGGCCGCACCGAGGCCCAGCTGCTCGATGGACTCGAAAAGGTCTGGGGCGAGCTTCCTTTCGATGCCCGATGGTATGCCGACAACGAACAGGCCCGGCACCTGGAGATGCTGCGTACCTTTCTGCGGTGGCGGGAGGAGACCCGCGGGGAGCTCACCGAGGTCGGCACCGAGGTCGAGGTCGACGGGAAGGTCGGCGAGGCCGACGGCGAGCGGCCGGCCGTGCGAGTGCGCGGGCGACTGGACCGCCTGGAACGCGACAGTGAAGGCCGGCTCGTCGTCATCGACATCAAGACCGGCAAGAGCCCGGTGAGCAAGGACGACGCCCAGAGCCACGCCCAATTGGCGCTGTACCAGCTGGCGGTGGCGGCCGGCCTGCTGCCCGACGGTGACGAACCGGGAGGCGGACGCCTGGTCTACCTCGGCAAGACCACCGGTGGCGGCGCGACCGAACGCCACCAGGACGCGCTGACCGCCGACGGCCGCAGCGAGTGGGAAGCCCAGGTCCACGAGGCAGCCGCAGCCACGCAAGGGCCGGAGTTCGCCGCCCGGATCAACGACGGCTGCGCGCACTGCCCGGTCCGCGCCATGTGC